One part of the Arthrobacter sp. EM1 genome encodes these proteins:
- a CDS encoding DinB family protein encodes MKPNELLLDAFGRLRETVADTLDGCDGTALLRRPAGTGNSMAWLIWHLSRVEDAQLAAAAGLEQVWIAEGFADRFDLPLAAKDTGYRHTSDQVDAVKASPELLAEYYEAVHKQTVQFLESLGDKDFDRIVDTRWDPPVTLGARLVSTLADCLQHVGQAAFAKGPKPAVEV; translated from the coding sequence ATGAAACCCAACGAACTGCTGCTGGACGCCTTCGGCCGGCTCCGTGAAACCGTGGCAGACACCCTTGACGGGTGTGACGGTACGGCCCTCCTCCGTCGGCCAGCGGGCACCGGAAACTCGATGGCTTGGCTGATCTGGCATCTCAGCCGGGTGGAGGACGCGCAACTCGCCGCTGCGGCAGGACTGGAACAGGTCTGGATTGCGGAGGGGTTTGCGGATCGTTTTGATCTGCCCTTGGCTGCCAAAGACACCGGATACCGCCATACTTCGGACCAGGTCGACGCGGTGAAAGCCTCCCCGGAGCTCCTGGCGGAATACTATGAAGCGGTTCACAAGCAGACCGTGCAGTTCCTGGAATCCCTCGGCGACAAGGACTTCGACCGCATTGTCGATACCCGCTGGGACCCGCCCGTCACCCTTGGGGCGCGGCTGGTCAGCACCCTTGCCGATTGCCTCCAGCACGTGGGCCAGGCAGCCTTTGCGAAGGGGCCGAAACCCGCCGTCGAGGTCTAG
- the trxA gene encoding thioredoxin, which yields MATLDISEKTFNDTISGNDIVLVDFWASWCGPCRMFAPTFSKASEVHADVVFAKVDTEAEQGLSAAANITSIPTLMVFREGILVFSQPGAMNAAGLEELITAVKGLDMEDVRSKMSTAAAS from the coding sequence ATGGCAACCCTCGACATCTCCGAAAAGACCTTCAACGACACCATTTCCGGCAATGACATTGTGCTGGTGGACTTCTGGGCATCATGGTGCGGCCCGTGCCGGATGTTTGCACCCACCTTCAGCAAGGCTTCGGAGGTGCACGCCGACGTCGTGTTCGCCAAAGTCGACACCGAAGCCGAACAAGGCCTCTCCGCGGCCGCCAACATCACCTCCATCCCCACCCTGATGGTGTTCCGCGAGGGCATCCTGGTCTTCTCCCAGCCCGGCGCCATGAACGCCGCCGGCCTTGAGGAGCTCATCACCGCCGTGAAGGGGCTCGACATGGAGGACGTCCGCAGCAAGATGTCCACCGCAGCCGCGTCCTGA
- a CDS encoding Gfo/Idh/MocA family oxidoreductase, translated as MSDTAATRSAEGSGGSPGGSGKPVRWGILGTGFIAGLQTSDLVGHGFSVQAVGSREPARAREFAAGFQLQSSHGSYAALVNDPDVDVVYIASPHPFHYEHALLALNAGKHVLVEKPFAMNAWQARAVVDLAESSGLVALEAMWTRYLPHMVRIRELIRSGALGDVRTLIADHNQNLPKNPEHRLNDPALGGGALLDLGIYPVSFAFDVFGNPTRIQGAASMTATGVDRQSSMIFDYPDGQQAVLQCALDTAGPNRAAVIGTEGRIEIDPVWYTPTGFTRYDDGGTVVERFDEPVTGRGMQYQAWEIERLIAAGATANDILSPRESVQVMLALDAVRSQIGLSYASDER; from the coding sequence ATGTCAGACACCGCCGCAACCCGCTCCGCTGAAGGTTCCGGCGGCTCCCCGGGCGGCTCCGGCAAACCTGTCCGGTGGGGAATCCTGGGCACCGGATTCATCGCGGGGCTGCAGACCTCGGATCTGGTCGGGCACGGTTTCAGCGTGCAGGCGGTGGGATCCCGCGAGCCGGCGAGAGCCAGGGAGTTTGCCGCTGGATTTCAGCTGCAGTCTTCCCATGGCAGCTATGCAGCCCTGGTAAACGACCCCGACGTCGATGTTGTGTACATTGCTTCGCCGCACCCCTTTCACTACGAGCACGCGTTGCTGGCCCTCAACGCCGGAAAGCACGTGCTGGTCGAAAAGCCGTTTGCCATGAATGCGTGGCAGGCCCGGGCCGTGGTGGACCTGGCCGAGTCGAGCGGACTGGTTGCCCTTGAGGCCATGTGGACGCGCTATCTGCCGCACATGGTCCGTATTCGTGAGTTGATCCGTTCAGGGGCCCTCGGCGACGTCCGGACGCTGATTGCGGACCACAACCAGAACCTGCCCAAGAACCCGGAGCACCGGCTCAACGATCCCGCCCTCGGCGGTGGCGCCCTCCTTGACCTGGGTATTTACCCGGTGTCCTTCGCCTTCGATGTGTTCGGGAACCCCACCAGGATCCAGGGAGCCGCCAGCATGACAGCTACCGGCGTCGACCGCCAGAGCTCGATGATCTTCGACTATCCGGATGGACAGCAGGCCGTCCTGCAGTGCGCGCTGGACACCGCGGGGCCCAACCGGGCCGCCGTCATCGGCACCGAAGGCCGCATCGAAATCGATCCGGTCTGGTACACCCCCACCGGCTTCACCCGGTACGACGACGGCGGCACCGTCGTCGAGCGGTTCGACGAACCGGTCACCGGCCGCGGCATGCAGTACCAGGCGTGGGAAATCGAGCGGCTCATTGCCGCCGGCGCAACGGCAAACGATATCCTTTCGCCCCGCGAGAGTGTGCAGGTCATGCTGGCCCTGGACGCGGTCCGGAGCCAGATCGGGCTTTCTTACGCCAGCGACGAGCGGTAG
- a CDS encoding DNA alkylation repair protein — translation MSYAGDAIDAALQRESSWSRAEDAEARHGSNHRYYGASVGAVRGTVRDTLRRHPGLTHDDITALGSELWDVPVFERRLAAVVLLQSKVGVLTNTDLTRIEGFVRSARLGALVDPLAIDVVGPLIAGLDVVGRVRADSVLDRWIRDPDGWLRRAALLSPLRALRTGAGDWPRFVRHARSALARPPRAESGQDGESAVTDVAVALMLAEMERHRPELEF, via the coding sequence ATGAGCTATGCGGGTGATGCTATTGACGCGGCCCTCCAGCGCGAGTCCTCGTGGAGCCGAGCCGAGGACGCTGAGGCCAGGCACGGCAGCAATCACCGGTACTACGGTGCATCGGTCGGAGCCGTCCGCGGAACCGTCCGTGACACCCTCCGCCGCCATCCAGGACTGACCCATGATGACATCACCGCCCTGGGCTCCGAGCTGTGGGACGTGCCGGTCTTTGAACGCCGCCTCGCCGCCGTTGTGCTGCTGCAGTCAAAAGTGGGCGTGCTGACCAATACGGACCTGACCCGGATCGAGGGATTTGTGCGGAGTGCCCGGCTGGGCGCCTTGGTTGATCCGCTGGCCATCGACGTCGTTGGTCCCCTGATCGCCGGGCTCGACGTCGTCGGCAGGGTACGCGCCGACAGTGTCCTGGACCGTTGGATTCGGGATCCCGACGGCTGGCTGCGCCGCGCGGCCCTGCTGTCACCGCTGCGCGCACTCCGCACCGGCGCAGGGGACTGGCCCCGGTTCGTGCGTCACGCCCGATCGGCGCTGGCGCGGCCACCCCGAGCGGAGTCGGGTCAGGACGGCGAGAGTGCGGTCACCGACGTCGCGGTGGCCCTGATGCTCGCCGAGATGGAACGGCACCGGCCGGAGCTGGAGTTCTGA
- a CDS encoding rhodanese-like domain-containing protein has protein sequence MDMTSQQLSDHLQKDSDIQIVDVREADEVASGMIAGAKHIPLGELPARLGELDKSRRVVAVCRSGRRSEAAAEQLAAAGFTSFTMTGGMLDWTAAGLPTG, from the coding sequence ATGGACATGACCTCCCAGCAGCTTAGCGACCACCTCCAGAAGGACAGCGACATCCAGATTGTGGATGTTCGCGAGGCCGATGAAGTTGCATCCGGCATGATCGCCGGAGCCAAGCACATCCCACTGGGTGAATTGCCGGCCCGGCTGGGGGAGTTGGACAAATCCCGCCGTGTGGTTGCCGTCTGCCGCAGTGGCCGGCGTAGCGAAGCCGCCGCCGAGCAGTTGGCAGCGGCCGGCTTTACTTCCTTCACAATGACCGGCGGGATGCTGGACTGGACCGCGGCCGGACTCCCCACAGGCTGA
- a CDS encoding sulfite exporter TauE/SafE family protein has protein sequence MIITAAAFGLIVGGLLGLVGGGGSILAVPALVYGVGLPLSAAIPTSLVVVGASSAVAVLPRLRGGVNWRLALIIGAAGTATAYLGAFVNRLLDPKVLLLAFAAIMVLAGIRMMLPSKASGGSCALPGGGVNWRSCLPKAIATGAVVGFLTGLLGVGGGFLIVPALTLVLGLPMAVTVGTSLVIIVINSVAGFAAHLGDLQIDWAVTSAFAGAAMVTSLLAGRLGTRIPDKVLKRSFGVLVLLVASYVTVQALLS, from the coding sequence GTGATCATCACCGCGGCGGCGTTCGGACTGATCGTCGGCGGCCTGCTGGGCTTGGTTGGCGGCGGCGGGTCCATCCTGGCCGTCCCCGCCCTCGTCTACGGGGTGGGGCTGCCGCTGAGTGCGGCAATCCCGACGTCGCTGGTTGTGGTCGGAGCATCCTCCGCCGTCGCGGTGTTGCCCCGGCTGCGGGGCGGTGTGAACTGGCGGCTGGCTCTTATCATCGGCGCAGCCGGCACGGCTACCGCGTATCTTGGTGCTTTCGTTAACCGGCTCCTCGACCCGAAGGTTTTGCTGCTCGCCTTCGCCGCCATTATGGTCCTCGCCGGGATCCGGATGATGCTTCCGTCCAAGGCGTCCGGCGGTTCCTGCGCCTTGCCCGGCGGAGGCGTCAACTGGCGCAGCTGCCTGCCCAAGGCAATCGCCACCGGTGCCGTCGTGGGGTTCCTGACCGGTCTCCTCGGAGTGGGGGGCGGCTTCCTGATCGTCCCCGCCCTGACCCTTGTCCTGGGCCTGCCGATGGCTGTGACCGTTGGCACCTCACTGGTGATCATCGTGATCAACTCGGTGGCCGGCTTTGCTGCACACCTCGGGGACCTGCAGATCGACTGGGCCGTGACGTCCGCCTTCGCCGGCGCGGCCATGGTCACGTCCCTCCTTGCCGGCAGGCTCGGGACCAGGATCCCGGACAAAGTCCTGAAGCGAAGTTTCGGCGTCCTGGTTCTGCTGGTCGCAAGCTACGTGACGGTGCAGGCGCTGCTCTCCTGA
- a CDS encoding DedA family protein — protein sequence MPAVDGVDGVGGLAGLAARAVDALGEWGVGLFTLAETVFPPIPSEVILPLAGFLTRQGSINMALVLGTSTLGAYLGSLLLYWLGARLGLERSIRWLSRVPLMDREDCEKAADWFSRHGKSAVFFGRLLPGVRSLISLPAGAGRMHLGTFSAFTVAGSGIWNALLIGLGALLGAQYRLIDEYSRFFNVAAYAALAAVAGWLILKGIRRRNSRSGRGGA from the coding sequence GTGCCTGCTGTCGATGGCGTCGACGGGGTGGGTGGCCTGGCCGGTCTAGCCGCGCGCGCAGTTGACGCCCTTGGTGAATGGGGTGTGGGACTCTTTACCCTGGCGGAGACGGTCTTCCCGCCCATTCCCAGCGAGGTCATCCTTCCGCTGGCGGGGTTCCTCACGCGGCAGGGGAGCATAAACATGGCTCTCGTGCTGGGCACCAGTACCCTGGGTGCCTACCTTGGCTCCTTGCTGCTGTATTGGCTGGGGGCGCGGCTGGGGCTGGAGCGGTCCATTCGGTGGTTGTCGAGGGTCCCGCTGATGGACCGGGAAGACTGTGAAAAAGCCGCAGACTGGTTCAGCCGTCATGGAAAGTCCGCGGTTTTTTTCGGCAGGCTGCTGCCGGGCGTTCGAAGCCTGATCTCGTTGCCTGCCGGCGCCGGGCGGATGCACCTCGGCACCTTCAGCGCGTTCACGGTTGCGGGGAGCGGAATCTGGAACGCGCTGCTAATCGGGCTGGGGGCACTGCTCGGGGCGCAGTACCGGCTCATTGACGAGTACTCCCGCTTTTTCAACGTTGCCGCCTACGCTGCCTTGGCTGCCGTCGCCGGCTGGCTTATCCTCAAGGGAATCCGACGGCGAAACAGCAGGTCAGGGCGGGGTGGGGCCTAA
- a CDS encoding rhodanese-like domain-containing protein, producing the protein MKGISVDDLAALAPEVPIIDVREAEEYNEANVPGTRNLPLSRLSHSLGDIPIGRAVYVMCASGGRSARATAHLVEQGYDAVNVLGGITEWYRNGHPVSYGPVLYRRGSD; encoded by the coding sequence ATGAAAGGCATTTCTGTTGATGATCTGGCAGCGCTCGCACCCGAGGTCCCCATTATCGATGTCCGGGAGGCTGAGGAGTATAACGAGGCCAATGTTCCGGGCACCAGGAACCTGCCGCTGTCGCGGCTGAGCCACTCCCTGGGCGACATTCCGATCGGGCGTGCGGTCTACGTTATGTGCGCCTCCGGCGGGCGCAGTGCGCGGGCCACAGCGCACCTGGTGGAGCAGGGCTACGACGCGGTAAACGTCCTGGGCGGCATTACTGAGTGGTACCGCAATGGTCACCCCGTTTCATATGGCCCTGTGTTATATCGCCGCGGAAGTGATTGA
- a CDS encoding universal stress protein, giving the protein MTSTGPFVIVVGFDGSENSDSALNWAVDEAKRRNGRIRLITAWSKPPLAWYPALLETAAGEVVAEDSPRRAAETLQAAALETAESQGVAASGEVVHGDSAASALLDAAKAADLVIVGARGHGGFPGLHLGSVATQIINHAPCPVLVVRPKES; this is encoded by the coding sequence ATGACCAGTACAGGCCCGTTTGTCATTGTGGTTGGTTTTGACGGCTCAGAGAACTCGGACAGTGCACTGAACTGGGCCGTGGATGAGGCAAAGCGCCGCAATGGCCGGATTCGCCTCATCACCGCCTGGAGCAAGCCCCCGCTCGCCTGGTACCCGGCACTTTTGGAAACGGCCGCCGGCGAAGTTGTGGCAGAGGACTCCCCCCGACGCGCAGCCGAGACGTTGCAGGCTGCTGCCCTGGAGACTGCTGAAAGCCAGGGCGTGGCAGCCAGTGGAGAAGTCGTTCACGGCGATTCGGCGGCGTCTGCATTGCTCGACGCCGCCAAGGCTGCCGACCTCGTTATCGTGGGGGCCCGTGGTCACGGCGGATTCCCCGGGCTGCACCTGGGATCGGTGGCAACACAGATCATCAATCACGCGCCCTGCCCTGTGCTCGTTGTCCGGCCCAAGGAGTCCTGA
- a CDS encoding rhodanese-like domain-containing protein — protein MTIAPNTASARPAPQTIDASTLKDWEDNHDDLMVIDVRSGAEFDSLHIKGSYHVPLPMLSEHTEEFATKMGTRVVLVCQSGSRAEQARKYLDAVGLGSASVLAGGVPAFAAAGGNVVKGKSTWAMERQVRMTAGSLVLASVVGSRFLSPKLGLLAGGIGAGLTFSAATNSCAMGQMLSKMPWNRSVNEPTAHQALQNLGIKA, from the coding sequence ATGACTATCGCACCCAACACCGCCTCAGCCCGCCCCGCGCCGCAGACCATTGACGCGTCCACCCTGAAGGACTGGGAGGACAACCACGATGACCTGATGGTGATCGATGTTCGCAGCGGCGCCGAGTTTGATTCCTTGCATATCAAGGGCTCTTACCATGTTCCGCTGCCCATGCTCAGTGAACATACTGAAGAGTTTGCCACCAAGATGGGCACCCGCGTGGTCCTGGTGTGCCAGTCCGGAAGCCGGGCCGAACAGGCCCGAAAGTACCTCGACGCCGTTGGCCTGGGCAGCGCCAGCGTGCTGGCCGGCGGGGTTCCTGCCTTCGCTGCCGCCGGCGGCAACGTAGTCAAGGGCAAAAGCACCTGGGCCATGGAACGCCAGGTCCGGATGACAGCCGGATCCCTGGTCTTGGCCAGTGTGGTGGGCAGCAGGTTCCTCTCGCCGAAACTGGGCCTGCTCGCCGGCGGCATTGGCGCCGGGCTGACGTTCTCGGCTGCGACCAACAGCTGCGCCATGGGCCAGATGCTTTCCAAGATGCCCTGGAACCGTTCGGTCAATGAGCCCACCGCACACCAGGCGCTGCAGAACCTGGGCATCAAGGCGTGA
- a CDS encoding metal-sensitive transcriptional regulator encodes MSSVASVPAPTPGNNAGRRRTVNRLKRAHGQLAALIAAVESGPDCGSVVTQLSAVRGALDKAGFELISAAMGECLAGAPPEPEATTPDGAAGQQLTLEEIRGLFLRLA; translated from the coding sequence ATGTCCTCGGTAGCCAGCGTTCCGGCGCCAACCCCGGGCAATAATGCCGGCCGGCGCCGGACTGTCAACCGGCTCAAAAGGGCCCACGGGCAGCTCGCAGCCCTGATTGCCGCCGTCGAGTCCGGGCCCGATTGCGGGAGTGTAGTCACCCAGCTCTCGGCTGTCCGCGGCGCCTTGGACAAGGCGGGTTTCGAGCTCATTTCGGCAGCGATGGGCGAGTGCCTCGCCGGGGCGCCGCCTGAACCTGAGGCAACAACTCCCGACGGCGCGGCGGGCCAGCAACTCACACTTGAGGAAATACGAGGATTGTTCCTGCGCCTGGCCTGA
- a CDS encoding DUF5129 domain-containing protein, giving the protein MGIVRKIRAVLALVLIGLAGTGPAAQAVTASDIVVEDKAGVLDQKTLLPAIRQIDFYQPTKVAVYTYSGAASDNLNEEVLRFARSEHPEWISEDGQKWANGLYIFALDPVGRHVGTYMGEDRKVSLDQREDIQNATKELFRDAQWTTGTIAGIQRGAELINQPWYRSTAFLVAAWGAAAAAVAGAATWLIVRWRTRLSSRKEQARGDASYASVSMDLQVTELNAGTIPEASRYGSTVLEKHRTFMAKYRTATGLSNQVHSLSARDLSRRPNLKLIRSYADAAAELDALDDVIADTNALLNRGSVWAPAWDRQLAPFRADLAAIEQMLSKRNAGGNTATAAALRSFRDTSHRDIERWTAELADGTISPETALDRLRDARTQLSELLRDHADTVIAGYAKNEKEANLMRKEMESAQAGSKAKYGRTYEPSILGTVYPAYYFFSVPTFNSGFNTGVSSVGSARGGGGTTGYGASGGSFSGSGSSSSF; this is encoded by the coding sequence ATGGGAATCGTTCGGAAAATACGTGCTGTCCTCGCTCTCGTGTTGATCGGACTGGCGGGGACCGGTCCGGCGGCACAGGCCGTTACCGCTTCCGACATCGTTGTGGAGGACAAGGCGGGCGTACTTGACCAAAAAACCCTCCTGCCTGCAATCCGGCAGATTGATTTCTACCAGCCCACCAAGGTGGCCGTCTACACCTACAGTGGTGCGGCGTCGGATAACCTCAACGAGGAAGTCCTGCGCTTCGCCCGGTCCGAACATCCGGAATGGATCAGCGAGGACGGGCAAAAATGGGCGAACGGGCTCTATATCTTCGCCCTGGACCCGGTGGGCCGGCATGTTGGCACGTACATGGGCGAGGACCGGAAGGTCTCGCTGGATCAGCGCGAGGACATCCAGAACGCTACCAAGGAGCTCTTTCGCGATGCCCAGTGGACAACCGGCACCATCGCCGGCATCCAGCGCGGCGCCGAACTGATCAACCAGCCCTGGTACCGGTCCACAGCCTTCCTCGTCGCGGCCTGGGGTGCCGCGGCTGCCGCCGTGGCCGGCGCCGCGACCTGGCTGATCGTGCGGTGGCGGACCAGGCTCAGCAGCCGCAAGGAACAGGCTCGCGGCGACGCGAGCTACGCCAGCGTCAGCATGGACCTCCAGGTCACCGAACTGAACGCCGGCACCATCCCGGAAGCGTCCCGCTACGGCAGTACAGTGCTGGAAAAGCACCGGACCTTTATGGCGAAGTACCGCACGGCCACCGGTCTCTCCAACCAGGTCCATTCCTTGTCCGCCAGGGACCTCAGCCGCCGGCCGAACCTGAAACTGATCCGCAGCTACGCCGACGCCGCCGCCGAATTGGATGCCCTCGACGACGTTATCGCCGACACCAATGCCCTGCTCAATCGTGGCTCCGTGTGGGCGCCTGCCTGGGACCGGCAGCTCGCTCCGTTCCGCGCCGACCTCGCGGCAATTGAACAGATGCTCAGCAAGCGCAACGCCGGGGGCAACACGGCGACCGCAGCGGCCCTGCGTTCGTTCCGGGACACAAGCCACCGCGATATCGAAAGGTGGACGGCGGAACTCGCGGACGGAACCATCAGCCCTGAGACGGCCCTGGACCGGCTGCGGGACGCACGCACCCAGCTCTCCGAGCTGCTCAGGGACCACGCGGATACCGTCATCGCCGGCTACGCCAAAAACGAAAAGGAAGCCAACCTGATGCGCAAGGAAATGGAAAGCGCCCAGGCCGGCAGCAAAGCCAAGTACGGGCGTACCTACGAGCCCAGCATCCTTGGCACCGTGTACCCGGCCTACTACTTCTTCTCCGTTCCCACTTTCAACTCCGGTTTCAACACCGGTGTCAGCAGCGTCGGAAGCGCCCGCGGCGGCGGCGGCACCACCGGCTACGGCGCAAGCGGCGGAAGCTTCTCCGGGTCCGGCAGTTCATCCAGCTTCTAA
- a CDS encoding dihydrofolate reductase family protein produces MHKVILMFQVSLDGFIEGPGQDLSWHRVDEELHQHFNEELRGMGAFLDGRVTYEMMAEYWPTAAQDPSSTAPEIEFAGIWRDMPKVVYSRTLSKAGWNTQVVREVVPGDVRRLREHSDGDLALGGAELAAAFRRLGLIDEYRIYVHPVLLGRGKPLFQAADDITALRLLESRTFGSGVVLLRYSPEPASGQTEGR; encoded by the coding sequence ATGCACAAAGTCATTCTGATGTTTCAGGTATCCCTGGACGGATTCATCGAGGGGCCGGGGCAGGACCTGAGCTGGCATCGGGTCGATGAAGAACTGCACCAACATTTTAACGAAGAGCTCCGCGGCATGGGAGCGTTTCTAGACGGCCGCGTGACGTACGAGATGATGGCCGAGTACTGGCCCACGGCCGCCCAGGACCCGTCCAGCACGGCCCCGGAGATCGAGTTCGCCGGGATCTGGCGGGACATGCCCAAGGTCGTCTACTCCAGGACCTTGTCGAAGGCCGGCTGGAATACGCAGGTGGTGCGCGAGGTCGTTCCCGGGGACGTGAGGCGGCTCAGGGAACACTCGGATGGCGACCTTGCGCTGGGCGGTGCAGAGCTCGCGGCGGCCTTCAGGCGGCTGGGGCTGATCGATGAGTACCGGATCTATGTGCACCCGGTCCTGCTTGGCCGGGGCAAGCCTTTGTTTCAGGCGGCCGATGACATCACGGCGCTCCGACTGCTGGAGAGCCGTACGTTCGGCAGCGGGGTGGTGTTGCTGCGGTATTCCCCGGAGCCTGCCTCCGGGCAGACCGAAGGCCGGTGA